The DNA region AAAATGAATTTTCCACGGGCAAGGCCAATCCATTTATCCCATTTTTGTTCAGCCTGAGTTAGAATAGCCCTTTTGATTCACTTCACTTAATACGACAAGAAAACATGTTGTAATCAgggatttttattctttaagaaaacatttaatgtccttaattttaaaaaatcatgaaaagtaGTTGTTACACTAACAAAGTAGttgtaaccaaaaaaaaatgaaaaagtacaCAAGGTCtactttcaataaaaaataataatgaaaagtaATATTTAGACTGctgttgtatttattttttggctCATTATAATATTGGTTTAAAATAATTGAGGATTAATTTTCGTCAAAAATCTAATTTGTAACTTTTAGTAGAGTCTATCTTCTTAATTCTTAAAGGATTTAAACCTAGTTTCATTTAAGTGAATGACATtgatattgataatattttatttatttaatttatattttgtctttATGAACATCAAAATACTGTTCGGtacaataataaatagataataatgatgtagttattgttatttatgtttacattttattagaaatattttaaatagtatttgtatgtttaatttttcttcttctttttattgttaatattttcgtttgaatttttatctttttattattaaactcttgtaataattagataatattttaatgaaacaCATAAATAAtgatcttaatattttttagaagttagaaaataattttttttcactacagaaaataactttaaaaaacaggaaaaaaatttatgccaaaatatttttgacaaaatttataaaaacacaTGAAACCAAGAAGCCAATATCCAAATAGTCAATTTGGATAACAGAACTAGTTAAATTCTGTCGTACCATTGAACAGAAAAGCAACAAATGTAtattaagataaatataaaagcCCTCTCAGGTAGAACGCTTGCACGTTATTATTATTAGCTTTAGGCCTCACTCTTTGCTTCTTCTGCTTTGGACTTCTCTTCTTGAGGCTCTTCTGGCTTGGGTTCAGCCTTTACTTCCTCTGTCTTTGGTTCCTCCTCTACTTTCTGCAAATAAATAGGTGATAAATTAATAAGCAGATAAAACAGGTTTAGgcagagaatatatatatatatttttttttaaattaaaaataacataatttaataaaattaactaattttcttaataagtaTGAAATATGTGTTGTTTTACTTATATTGAAGGGAAACTCAAAttctaacaaaaatataatattaaaattacttaaaaaactaGGTATATATCTTGTCTAATCCCACAAGGCTAATGTAGAGTATATAATTTGAAGGAAAAATGCAATACCTGGTTGAGCAAGGTGCCCAGAGACTTGTTCTCGGGGGTCTCAAGAACATTTGCTTCACTAGTCTGCTCATTCTGCTCAACCTTAACCTGCTCGGTCACAGGTTCAGGCACTGCCTCATTGGTCTTGGGATTGCTACCACAGTTTCCCATCTTCAATGAACCAAGTTTCTTTCTACGTTAAAAAAGGaatattgttattgttagtTAATTCTTGTTGAAAGGGTTTATAAAGGGTTGTTTCACGTTTGTTCTGGATTCTCTTGGGGTGCTATTACTATTGGCTTGTAATGAAATACACGCTTATTCACCAACACAAGCAACTCTGGCTTTTCATTTTGTGCACGGGTTAGATTTTGTATCGGTAAATCACCTGCTGGTTTGCAAAGCTGTTTTGGCCCCACGAACCAATCAACAGAGTTATAATTCTtcaaaatagattttaaaaactAGAATTTAAAACcttctactatttttttatcataaagtattaaaaatattctattaACTCTGAccgatttttagttttaataaataaattatttatgttaattataGTGTATTGGAGTAATTGAAACAATGTTGACGGAGATTATCTTGTCTATTCAAGGccatatatacttttaaaaatatatataatatattgatttgaaagaattataatttaaaatttaaattattttttaaaaataatatatatatatatatatatatatatatatatatcaatttaaaaagTAACTTTTTCGATCAATTATTTGTATAATTGATATAGAAAGTcttgtaaaaaattttaaaagttgtaaaaacATGTCCAGTGGGTGCAGTCTAAGAAAcccattttaaattatttactttaattGATCCTTATAATATTGCATcataattaaacaatttaaatatattttgtttcaataatataattttaagtaattcttaaattatttttcttaaatcatccaaaaataacataacaatgtTGAACGGTGACACGCCCACTTCACGAACATGTCATTGGTTAACCAAGGCTATGTAGTAAACGGTACTAAAtgcaaaatagtatttttttttctccggGACTACAagttaagaaattttttatcaatgattaaaagtaaaatttaagtatgttttaagaataaaaatatatttaaatcttattttgtaTGAACAAAATGACCATACCATACACATCTAAAAACACAAGAGATAAAAAAGAGATGATGATTTTTTGAGACACTAATGACTAAACACACAGAtacttttaacataattttaatatccattatcatgagaaaataattaattatttaatttcttacaATATGTGCATTATGTTAAACCACAAATAAAATGAGTGGATGgagtatattattattacatcTTACAACTAATCATGCATGCACGGATCCTTGTTTaatacaacttatttttcttcttcttctctaacACCACCATGTCAGGTTAATCAACAATAATCCCCTAGTGATTAAACTCTAATTGTTTGGTGTTCATAACCTCTCTCTATATATCCATATCTTTCTCTATTTCCTTCTGATTCAAAATCAAACCAATTTATTACAAAACAACCAAGCAAAGATGAAAGTAGTGCAAGAGTTGAAACCTGCAATTCTGATGGTGCTGACGTGCAGGTTGCATATGCTTTTGCAAATGTGCTGTACAAGCTCGCCATAAATGATAGAATGAGCATTAGCGTAGTCACTACTTACCTTCTCATTTTCGGagcttttttctctctttctcttgctCTTATTTTCGAAAGGTATTTATTCATTCACAGCCACGTACGTAACTTGTTATGTTTTCTATCAATATTAAGAGCCgaattaaatttgtgaattttttttacccatgctaatttctttttatattttgacatTTAAAACAGAAAGAACATACCAAAGTTGACATGGAGGGTGCTTAATTTTGATGTCATTCTTTTGCGGTCTATTCGGGTATATGGTTGATCAGTTGATGAGTTGATGACTTGATGTAAACTCTTCATTTTTCAGTCTTCACCCTTTTGTCCTGAGATTTTcgatctttttaatttatttttctttttccgttTATTTGGCATCTACATTTCTAAATTTTCgacctattaattaattaaagtgaatagaaaaattaatataggcatatttgaataaatttctcCAATTAAAACgcacataagaaaaaaatgttttactatacattaaaattaacttatacatcacataattaaatattttttcatatttatttcaaaaaaaatatttttttgacttatatataagttaatgttactttataaaaaaagtttatttcatatttttcttgtttcaagCAGTGGAAGTTTAGCACAAAAACTTTATTTCATTGGCTTGGCTTGGGTATCAGCGACATTTGCTACCTCCATTTATAATCTCGTTCCTGTGCCACCTTTATCTTCTCCGTTTTGTGCGGGTACGTACGTAGTCACCACTGctatatatttattactttttttcgGTACTTAGAAAGAAAGATTATTACTGAACTTGCAGAAATTGCatccaataattttttcattcttcttttagCTTTGAGAAGTTAAATTTGCAAACCGCAGCAGGGAGGGTGAAGGTGTTTGGAACAATAATTGGAATTAGTGGGTCAATGGTGCTGACATTTTTCAAAGGGCCAGAAATAAACATTTGGAACTTTCACATTAATCTttggaataaaaatcaaaatggcTACATAGGAACATCGCATGCTGACTGTGCAAGAGAATGGCTAGGTGTTTTATGTCGTCTTGCAAGTGGCTTCGACTGATCATattaagtaaaagtaaaaaagttaaatacgatataaatgtaaaaaaaatccattaacCTAAACTTTAAGGTTTTGTATTAAGATGTGAtgtcaaattttcttttatgtgtATGTTGATGTAAATCTCTCCATGCTGATATGAAATTTGAAATGGATCCGAAAGTACAACATCAAGAAATCATGCTTGCATCATgcatgaaaaaatgaaaaaaaggaatATGACGGCCACCTAACcattttttctgttttaatttcttttcaccACATGCTTTcgttaaatcataaaaaatttaaaagatcttGTTAAGATATATACTAAATgattaaataacttatttagtTTATGAACTATATTTATTAGGtacattttcaaaatcattatcAAAATGGATTTTCCTTAATATCTAACATAATATATGAAAGTATACTTAAAGAATGATAAGATATATGAACAATCCTTAACCGATACTTTTAaaagatgttttattttttcattgaaaaaaatTCGCTCAAAAAAAAGGCGAAAATACAATCCACAGTCTTCATATAACCAAGTATAAGACTACTACAATACACCTAATTAAGTATAGGAGAGAACCCCTTGTTCTAGGGGTAAATCGTTAATGTTGTACTCTGTAATAGGTTAACATTGCCTTTCAGAAACCTTAGGCCTTGTGCTAGACAATCCAATTCGATCATCTCAAATGCCTTATAGATACAACAAAACTTCAATAGTATCGAATATGCATTTATTGTATATCACCACTCTTTCAAAATCACTATTGACTTGAACATTGGGGTCCAAATTCTTAGAAACCAAATGAGCATCGAAACAATTACATAAGAAGCACTGAATCAAGactgaaaatattaaataacaacCTCCTGCAAATCACAAGAGGCAAGAAAAAGAACATATCAATAAGTTGCCAATGAAAATGACACTAGCAGTGGGATGAACACAATATAAAGCAGTAAAGCAACAAAAGCATGTTTTTCATTTGCTAATTTTCTCATATCTTGATTCCCTCTTGTATATATTGACTTAAGTGTGATCAGAATCCTTCTAGCACCTATTGGAATCCAAAGAAGCCACGTTAAGCGAAAACCATTTTCAAGACAGTAATAATGAGGGGGAAGTTTTGAGAAGGAAGACACACAAGAATATTAAACTTCACATGTAGTAtagaattgaaattcaatttgagtaaattatatcatcatttttagttaattaatgaAGGTttaaaatggtattttttttcttaatttctaacttaaaaattaatttttttgataaattaagcTATCTTGCCATAATACTAGCTAGTACTATTTACTTATAAATATAGTACACAGGGACCCGCCACTTATAGGCAGACGGTCCTAGCCACACAATAAATTTGTCATAGttattttagtatttgattGAATAATAATGCATTATGGTATGGACTTTATTGTGGTCCTATATGGCCTCCACCCTCGTCTGTCTGAATAAAGCTCAATTGCTCCCTTTGGtagcatttaaaaaaacaaaaattgttcaCTTGCGGACAAGAACCAAGGCAAACCGGAAAGTCAAACTGACAATTCCCCCTGATTCACCTAACTTattataattagttatatattatataaaacaataaaaatgtgCATTCctcttttaatataatatgcATATATTATGGTGACGTGGAGATAAGCACTTTAGAAACTGAATCTACTCTCCATATAAAAATAGCTCAACCTTGAGTCGAGCTTCCATACCATAAGATTAATTATCTTCTGCCAAATATTAATGCAGCTAGCTAGCATAGTAATTCACGAACATGAAGAAGGTAAGTAATTTGTTGCATACGTTGAAACCAGACATCTTAATGGTGTTTGTGCAGATTGCATTTGCTGCTGTGAATGTGATGTACAAGCTGGCCATAAATGATGGAATGAGCATGAGGGTAGCTTCTGCATATCGCCTTGCTTTTGCTTCGGCTTTCACTGTCCCTGTGGCTCTCGTCTTTGATAGGTCCATGATTATTGCATGCctttagtttcttttatttaCTAATACATTGTTACTCACGGGGATTTGGTTTGTGAAATATTTTCTCCTTTGTGTGAATTTTTATGTGATAAAgtaaatatcatatatttttaattttgacattttaaataattaaaaaataatgtatttgtgaaatatttaaattattttctttaaaaataaattaatgataaaagtgtattaaaaaattatttaaaagtatagtaatgataatcttttttatttttatttttcactactCAAGTCAATTACAACTAgtttattcaaaaaatttaaactatatattattttttttctttacggTCATGTCTATATGTAAGGTAATATTTAttgacaaatttttattttatgtactaGTAAAtaggataaattaaaaaaaaatcttaaaaatgaaaaaatattgcaTCAGCAATGGAAAAAATATTGGTAATATTGGTTATATTGAAAGTTATTATGTTTCTCTCTTTTGAACAAGACGATCATATCACACAAGATTCAAATCTAATATAAACTGACAACATAAATAAGTAATTAGCATCATCCCACTACGCCCTTTCCTTGGCTGTGTCGTCTATCGTGGCATATAATTGCTGAAATCTTGATATCAtgattgtcaattatttatcaCAGTCAAACCAATAGCGAATATTAAaacctttgttttcttttttttttttgctgaaaatATTAAAACCTTTGTGGTAGCATGTAAACCCTagtacaattatttttattttattttattttagcgtGAACGATCAACAATTGTTTTCAAACTAGTATTATATTACTCGTGAATATAGATATTAATTGtcttaaaagtttaatttaattgtttaattttatttattctattttttcggtttttattttattttaatatataattttaatgcaaataactatttttaagatttttaagaaacagaaaaaatattattttttagattaaactaaatcaatcatccataaaactaaaaaaaaatgaaatagataAGTGAGCAAAAATTGGTAACCAGATCAtcctttgaaatattattttttcttagtttttgtaattcataaaataccttttagtcCGATATGAAATTGTAACAACTAGAAAGGGCGAGGGTAGCATGCATATGTTTGTTAGGTTAGGTTCAGAGCATGTATTATTAACCAAGTTCAACCTTAAGGTCATGGTTTGATTCATATAGATAGatgttttgttaatattttaacaaCCAAATATTGTCAACTTCATTCTCAAAAAAACCAAATATTTATagtatttgaagaaaaataaaaatttctcaACCGTTTAAGAGGAGAGATCTAGACTAGCATGGTAGCTTCTTTGAACATGCAAACCTGCACATCAAATTAACTTGGCTTGCTAAAGTTATTTAATTTGCCATCAGGAAGAAGAGACCAAAGATTACTTGGAGGGTGCTTTTATTGGCATTTCTGTGTGGATTGTTTGGGTATGCTACGTGAATTCTTCACCTTTATCGTCATATCATAATTAGATTGTTCAGGATTATATATTTTCAATGGTATAACGTACGTAACTAATGAACGAAACTGATTTTTCAGGGGAAGTTTATTTAGTAACCTTTACCTCGAAGCCATGGCTTTGACGTCAGCAACGTTTATGTTGGCCATGGTCAACCTTATCCCTGGCATTACCTTCATTTTTGCCATATCCTTCGGGTATTCACACCACTCCCATATATCTTCTTTTCAAGCcttcatattattttaaaaagttttagcTAATGAACTAAAAAATTCTATATATTTTGGCTCAAGAAAGACACATATGTCATaacgtttttttttcctttctacttcTATAAACACCtctgtatataattatttatattacacAAGACTCTTACTGCATAAGATATAATGAGAAATACAATACAGGACAACTAAAAAGATGATTC from Glycine soja cultivar W05 chromosome 8, ASM419377v2, whole genome shotgun sequence includes:
- the LOC114421910 gene encoding eukaryotic peptide chain release factor GTP-binding subunit-like; translated protein: MGNCGSNPKTNEAVPEPVTEQVKVEQNEQTSEANVLETPENKSLGTLLNQKVEEEPKTEEVKAEPKPEEPQEEKSKAEEAKSEA